The Nitrospiraceae bacterium genome includes a window with the following:
- a CDS encoding NAD-dependent epimerase/dehydratase family protein, translated as MGFWQGRTVLVTGGNGFIGSHLVEMLVHEGAVVTSTASSEATRWRYLEAVRSDVRTVVGDLADVETARRAVNGQQIVMHLAARVGGIQYNMDHPASIFRGNMTAFLSVIEAARLERVERFLVTSSACVYPRHCTVPTPEAEGFRDRPEPTNEGYGWAKRMEEFVGAAYADEHGLCVRVARPFNAYGPRDNFDQASSHVIPALIRRVEAGENPLSVWGDGSATRSFLYVTDFARGLMAVAEHASDPAPINIGSDEEVSMAELAHMVVEESGRNMSIRFDASKPAGQPRRACDTTKASRLLGFRAEVPLRQGLRRTFEWYRACQPAKAA; from the coding sequence TAACGGCTTCATCGGCAGCCACTTGGTGGAAATGCTCGTCCATGAAGGAGCGGTAGTGACCTCGACCGCCTCGTCTGAGGCGACGCGTTGGCGGTACCTCGAAGCGGTGCGATCGGACGTTCGGACGGTGGTCGGTGATTTGGCCGATGTGGAGACGGCCCGGCGTGCCGTGAACGGCCAGCAGATCGTCATGCATCTGGCTGCAAGGGTCGGGGGGATCCAGTACAACATGGATCATCCAGCCTCCATTTTCAGGGGCAACATGACGGCCTTCCTGTCTGTCATCGAGGCGGCCAGACTCGAGCGGGTCGAGCGGTTCTTGGTCACCAGTTCAGCCTGCGTCTATCCCCGCCATTGCACGGTACCCACTCCCGAGGCAGAAGGGTTTCGCGACAGACCTGAGCCCACCAACGAAGGGTATGGATGGGCCAAGCGCATGGAGGAGTTTGTCGGCGCCGCCTATGCCGATGAGCACGGGCTCTGCGTGCGCGTCGCGCGTCCCTTCAACGCCTATGGTCCGCGGGACAACTTTGATCAGGCGTCAAGCCATGTGATTCCCGCGCTTATTCGGCGGGTGGAAGCCGGGGAAAATCCCTTGTCGGTCTGGGGAGACGGCAGCGCGACAAGAAGCTTCTTGTATGTGACCGACTTTGCGCGCGGGTTGATGGCGGTGGCGGAACATGCATCCGACCCTGCTCCCATCAATATCGGGAGCGACGAAGAAGTGTCGATGGCGGAATTGGCCCATATGGTCGTGGAGGAATCGGGACGAAACATGTCCATCCGTTTCGATGCCTCGAAACCAGCCGGCCAGCCGCGCAGGGCCTGTGATACGACCAAGGCCAGCCGACTGCTGGGGTTCCGTGCTGAGGTGCCCCTGCGGCAAGGACTTCGCCGGACGTTCGAATGGTACCGCGCGTGTCAACCGGCGAAGGCAGCGTGA
- a CDS encoding glycosyltransferase, translated as MKIVFCGPACNQPNGEGSYAYHNMRAPLLEMGHDIIDVDFRAELAQRGKDGFARMVRDIVDREKPELFFHMVCEDELSPETVQYISAKTSTLAVAFFSDDDWRLTHSLSVVAPYNFGVTTASQAVPVYTKAGFTNVIFSQYAANPKLFHPIVGVAKQYDVTFVGQAYQGRPELVTWLKEQGLSIHVWGQGWERVPALRECSGGFLPQNEVLNVFAASRIVLGMSWTSDAKALQIKGRIFEYASAGVFQLSTYDARLADYFALGREIELYRDQTELLEKIRYYLVHDEERERIAQAGRARVLKDHTWTHRFEQLFEGMNRRLPPGKQVLRSTDGAPVSQPLPADAEHEPKVSIICTVLNGERYLDETIRSVLNLDYADWELILFDDGSTDGTRNIAMRHSHDPRIRYIYHTNIAQSGRYFDLLLNTCMEYVRGEYVAFIGADDNFMPEKLSVQLAAIEADPTIDLVFSDGMHIDASGRRLPSDFGFAESKCFTSRSLLRTLFKKNIVAHPTVLLRRDAIERLGGFETGFCPDYQFWLKAARFLRFAYIDKKLVQYRVHDQGVSTGKASKTLPETVKLLGMMRERVTIHDLYPELDACSDKSAALYSAYLHFGLLLAMANIPVPQQAILEWQRALEHRPDGIEAVNNIAVVLALMGSPEKAERWLKTRNVRFDQAPPAQENRSLLKQLVQGAKTLPKAFMFMSEDPEDSELLRRMDPPAQLEINRHYYGRLVAGIQSVKRASASTPAEPVRQAPVTQGPSKAESRRPASMPPLKPVQASTPLVSVIIPTVNRPQQLMEAVKSVLAQTLQDFEIIVVNDAGSEVEPLLAACSGSRAITYIRHGTNLERSATRNHGLKVARGKYIAYLDDDDRFLPHHLETLVGFLETHDYRVAYSDAWRVTQVKEGEQYREVGRDVPYSSDFNAQQLLITNYFPILSVVHERACLDEVGYFDESLSSHEDWDLWIRLSRRFAFAHIKQTTCEFTWRTDGSSTTSRNRKDFLRTAEIIYRKYRDISKAIPGVCELQAQSLQALREATEGKDRTYVCSIIIPVWNKVELTQQCVTALAEVTDEVDYEVIIVDNGSTDGTPAFLGQLSGDVHIIRNEENLGFSKACNQGAKAARGEFLVFLNNDTIPLKGWLSALVEEVQTHPDVAVVGSKLLYEDGTIQHAGVAFSREQYLPYHIYAGRDANLPGACHRREFKCVTAACMLVRREVFFSVGGFDEGYRNGFEDVDLCLQIGQQDWKIVYQPKSVLYHLESRTPGRKAHEKENSRRLLERWGHCWWLPDEDLIHFEDGYAFHTIAKDGKLTYRLEPITSERMRRDRMIVAEVQRVAQRQDREAVVACLKQPDEWPADVWILRWATLLCVGVGRPDLSPAFWQKVLLSEEDDRGRIVLAKAAIGGGDVAEAERQLSILLANHPDHGEGWLLRGVMAMQRQAYADAGAAFAAARRYGADDRKAGLGIVMAAVGEDRFEAGWETVRPLCEAYPDDEECLHWLLRCGTPLAQWSALELRLKTFVSRNPANLAMRFAWAGVLLRLGRVVDARAECDRIRLLDSSLEGLEDLEKQLRDAEQGAAIGHVA; from the coding sequence ATGAAAATCGTGTTTTGCGGGCCGGCGTGCAATCAGCCGAACGGCGAGGGTTCCTACGCCTACCACAATATGCGTGCACCCCTCCTTGAAATGGGGCACGACATCATCGACGTCGATTTTCGCGCCGAGCTGGCGCAGCGGGGGAAAGACGGATTTGCAAGGATGGTGCGGGACATCGTGGATCGGGAGAAGCCGGAGCTGTTCTTCCACATGGTGTGCGAAGACGAGCTGTCTCCCGAGACGGTGCAATACATCTCGGCGAAGACCTCCACGCTTGCGGTCGCATTTTTCAGCGACGACGACTGGCGGTTGACACACTCCTTGAGCGTTGTGGCCCCATACAACTTCGGCGTGACGACGGCCAGCCAGGCCGTGCCGGTCTATACCAAAGCCGGTTTCACGAACGTCATATTCAGCCAGTATGCCGCGAATCCCAAACTGTTCCACCCTATCGTCGGGGTGGCGAAGCAGTACGACGTGACCTTCGTCGGTCAGGCCTATCAAGGCCGTCCCGAGCTGGTGACGTGGTTGAAGGAGCAGGGACTGTCCATCCATGTGTGGGGACAAGGGTGGGAGCGGGTTCCGGCCTTGCGAGAGTGCTCGGGTGGCTTCCTTCCACAGAACGAAGTCCTCAACGTGTTCGCAGCCAGCCGTATTGTGTTGGGCATGTCCTGGACCTCCGATGCCAAGGCGTTGCAGATCAAGGGGAGGATTTTTGAGTATGCCTCGGCCGGCGTGTTTCAGCTCAGTACCTATGATGCCAGACTGGCAGATTATTTCGCGTTGGGCCGGGAGATCGAGCTGTATCGGGACCAGACCGAACTGCTTGAGAAGATCCGATATTACCTTGTCCACGACGAGGAACGGGAGCGCATCGCGCAAGCCGGGCGCGCACGTGTTCTCAAGGACCATACCTGGACGCACCGGTTTGAGCAGCTGTTCGAGGGGATGAATCGCCGGTTGCCGCCGGGCAAGCAAGTGTTGCGATCGACGGATGGCGCCCCTGTGTCGCAACCGTTGCCGGCTGATGCCGAGCACGAGCCCAAGGTGTCGATCATTTGCACGGTCCTCAACGGCGAACGCTATCTGGATGAAACGATCCGATCAGTCCTGAATCTGGACTACGCGGATTGGGAGTTAATTCTATTCGACGACGGGTCTACGGATGGGACGCGCAACATCGCGATGCGTCACAGCCACGACCCCCGAATCCGATACATCTACCACACGAACATCGCGCAATCGGGACGGTATTTCGATCTGCTCCTGAATACGTGCATGGAGTATGTGCGGGGTGAGTACGTTGCGTTCATCGGGGCCGACGACAATTTCATGCCGGAGAAGTTGTCCGTGCAGCTGGCGGCGATCGAGGCGGATCCGACCATCGACTTGGTGTTCTCGGACGGTATGCACATCGATGCCTCAGGACGCCGCTTACCGTCTGATTTTGGGTTTGCCGAATCCAAATGTTTTACTTCACGGAGTTTGTTGCGCACCCTGTTCAAGAAGAACATCGTGGCTCATCCGACGGTCTTACTGCGCAGGGATGCCATCGAACGGCTGGGTGGGTTTGAAACAGGGTTTTGCCCGGACTATCAGTTCTGGCTCAAGGCGGCGCGGTTTTTGCGGTTTGCCTACATCGACAAAAAGCTCGTCCAGTACCGGGTCCATGACCAAGGGGTCTCGACGGGGAAGGCCAGCAAGACGCTTCCCGAGACCGTCAAACTGCTGGGCATGATGCGCGAGCGTGTGACCATCCATGACCTGTACCCGGAGCTGGATGCGTGCAGCGACAAGTCTGCAGCGTTGTACAGTGCATACCTTCATTTCGGGTTGCTCCTTGCCATGGCGAATATTCCGGTTCCGCAGCAGGCCATCCTCGAATGGCAGCGGGCATTGGAGCATCGTCCGGATGGGATTGAAGCCGTCAACAATATTGCGGTTGTGCTGGCATTGATGGGGAGCCCCGAGAAGGCGGAACGATGGTTGAAGACGCGCAACGTCCGATTCGATCAAGCTCCGCCGGCTCAGGAGAACCGGTCACTGCTGAAACAGCTTGTTCAGGGGGCGAAGACCCTTCCCAAGGCCTTTATGTTCATGAGCGAAGACCCCGAGGACAGCGAATTGCTTCGACGGATGGATCCCCCGGCGCAGTTGGAGATCAATCGGCATTACTACGGTCGGTTGGTCGCCGGGATCCAATCGGTGAAACGGGCTTCGGCATCGACTCCGGCGGAGCCGGTTCGCCAGGCGCCCGTCACGCAAGGTCCATCGAAAGCCGAGAGTCGTCGCCCTGCTTCGATGCCGCCCCTTAAGCCCGTTCAGGCCAGTACACCGCTGGTCTCCGTGATCATTCCGACGGTCAATCGTCCTCAGCAACTGATGGAAGCCGTGAAGAGCGTGCTTGCCCAGACTTTGCAGGACTTCGAAATCATCGTGGTCAACGATGCCGGGAGCGAAGTCGAACCCCTGCTGGCGGCCTGTAGCGGCTCTCGAGCAATTACATACATCAGACACGGAACGAACCTCGAGCGGTCGGCGACACGCAACCATGGACTCAAAGTCGCGAGAGGAAAATACATCGCCTACCTGGACGATGATGATCGCTTTCTCCCTCATCACCTGGAAACCCTGGTCGGCTTTCTCGAAACGCATGACTACCGGGTCGCCTATAGCGATGCCTGGCGTGTGACCCAGGTGAAGGAAGGCGAGCAGTACAGAGAGGTGGGCCGAGACGTACCCTATTCCAGTGACTTCAATGCGCAACAACTGCTGATCACCAACTATTTCCCGATACTTTCCGTCGTCCACGAACGCGCCTGCCTCGATGAGGTGGGCTACTTCGACGAGTCGCTCAGCTCCCATGAGGATTGGGATCTCTGGATTCGCTTGTCGCGCCGATTCGCTTTCGCGCACATCAAACAGACGACATGCGAATTTACCTGGCGAACGGACGGCAGCTCCACCACCAGTCGAAACCGGAAAGATTTCTTGCGGACCGCCGAAATCATCTATCGAAAATACCGGGACATCTCCAAAGCGATCCCCGGGGTGTGCGAGCTGCAAGCGCAATCGTTGCAGGCATTGCGGGAGGCCACTGAGGGTAAAGACAGAACGTATGTGTGCTCCATCATCATTCCGGTGTGGAATAAGGTCGAACTGACGCAGCAGTGCGTGACGGCCTTAGCCGAAGTCACCGACGAGGTCGACTATGAAGTGATCATCGTCGACAACGGTTCGACCGACGGAACCCCTGCGTTTCTCGGGCAATTGAGCGGGGATGTGCACATCATCCGCAATGAGGAGAACCTGGGATTTTCCAAGGCCTGCAACCAGGGCGCCAAGGCGGCTCGGGGGGAGTTCCTGGTGTTCTTGAACAACGATACGATTCCGTTGAAGGGGTGGCTTTCTGCCTTGGTCGAGGAGGTGCAAACCCATCCGGATGTCGCGGTGGTAGGCAGCAAATTGCTGTACGAAGACGGGACCATTCAGCATGCCGGTGTGGCGTTCTCACGCGAACAATACCTCCCGTACCACATTTATGCGGGGCGGGATGCGAATCTTCCGGGGGCCTGTCATCGGCGTGAATTCAAGTGCGTGACCGCCGCATGCATGCTGGTGCGGCGGGAAGTGTTCTTCTCAGTCGGGGGCTTCGACGAGGGCTATCGAAACGGGTTTGAGGACGTCGACCTGTGTCTACAGATCGGCCAGCAGGACTGGAAGATCGTCTATCAGCCTAAGAGCGTGCTGTACCATTTGGAAAGTCGTACGCCGGGGCGGAAGGCGCACGAAAAGGAAAACAGCCGCAGGCTGCTCGAACGTTGGGGGCATTGTTGGTGGCTGCCGGATGAGGATTTGATTCATTTCGAAGACGGCTATGCCTTCCATACGATCGCGAAGGACGGCAAGTTGACATACCGGCTTGAGCCGATCACATCCGAACGGATGCGACGCGATCGGATGATCGTGGCAGAAGTGCAACGGGTGGCCCAACGGCAAGATCGCGAGGCAGTCGTGGCTTGCTTGAAGCAACCGGATGAGTGGCCGGCGGACGTATGGATTTTGCGTTGGGCGACGCTGCTCTGCGTGGGCGTAGGCCGTCCGGATCTTTCGCCTGCGTTCTGGCAAAAGGTGTTGCTGTCGGAAGAGGACGACCGCGGCCGGATTGTTTTGGCCAAGGCGGCAATCGGGGGCGGTGACGTGGCGGAAGCCGAACGACAATTGAGCATCTTGCTCGCCAACCATCCCGATCATGGTGAAGGGTGGCTGCTCCGGGGCGTGATGGCCATGCAGCGTCAGGCCTATGCCGATGCGGGTGCGGCGTTCGCTGCCGCTCGTCGCTATGGTGCCGATGACCGCAAGGCAGGATTGGGGATAGTGATGGCGGCCGTAGGGGAAGATCGCTTTGAAGCCGGCTGGGAGACGGTGCGACCCCTCTGCGAGGCATATCCCGACGACGAGGAATGTCTCCATTGGCTGTTGCGCTGCGGGACACCGCTTGCTCAGTGGAGTGCACTCGAGCTTAGGCTGAAGACATTTGTTTCTCGAAATCCCGCGAATCTGGCCATGCGTTTTGCCTGGGCGGGGGTATTGCTCCGGTTGGGACGGGTGGTCGATGCGCGGGCAGAATGTGATCGGATCAGGCTATTGGATTCAAGTCTGGAAGGCCTTGAGGATTTGGAGAAACAGCTCAGGGATGCGGAGCAAGGGGCCGCGATCGGACATGTCGCCTAG
- a CDS encoding DegT/DnrJ/EryC1/StrS family aminotransferase, whose amino-acid sequence MAIPLTKVMMGPEERAAVEAVLDSCWLTQGPQVAAFEQEFAAAVGAPHACAVSNCTTALHLALRALNIGPGDEVITVSHSFIATANSIRYCGAVPVFVDIASDSCNIDPDLVARAITPRTKAVLCVHQIGMPCDLNALLPIVRAQGIPLIEDAACAIGSEILIDGGWQRIGRPHGDIACFSFHPRKVITAGEGGMLTTANAEYDRRFRLWRQHGMTVNDRQRHEANRVLFEDYDELGYNYRMTDLQAAVGRAQLRRLPQIVAQRRAIAARYLDRLSQSGLHLPVEPAWARSNWQSFCVGLPTECGQRETMQALLDAGIATRRGIMCAHREPAYAKEPWRPGSLLERSEAAQDRSVILPLYPGMTVDEQDEVVRQVRLAMVATSAVRG is encoded by the coding sequence ATGGCGATTCCCCTGACAAAGGTGATGATGGGACCGGAGGAACGGGCTGCCGTCGAGGCGGTCTTGGACTCTTGCTGGTTGACCCAAGGGCCGCAGGTCGCGGCGTTCGAGCAGGAGTTTGCGGCGGCGGTCGGCGCGCCCCATGCCTGCGCCGTGTCGAACTGCACCACGGCACTCCATTTGGCGCTCCGGGCCCTCAACATCGGCCCCGGCGACGAAGTGATCACGGTCAGCCATTCGTTTATCGCTACGGCTAACAGCATTCGCTATTGCGGCGCCGTCCCGGTCTTCGTGGACATTGCGTCGGACAGTTGCAACATCGACCCGGACCTGGTGGCTCGCGCGATCACGCCTCGAACGAAGGCAGTCCTGTGCGTGCATCAGATCGGGATGCCCTGCGATCTCAACGCCCTGCTCCCGATCGTACGGGCACAGGGAATTCCCCTCATCGAGGACGCTGCCTGCGCAATCGGCAGCGAAATCCTGATCGACGGCGGCTGGCAGCGGATCGGACGCCCTCACGGGGACATCGCCTGCTTCTCATTCCATCCTCGCAAGGTCATCACGGCGGGAGAGGGCGGCATGCTGACGACTGCCAATGCGGAGTATGACCGCCGCTTCAGGCTCTGGCGTCAACACGGGATGACGGTCAACGACCGTCAGCGGCATGAAGCGAACAGGGTCCTCTTCGAGGACTATGACGAGCTTGGCTACAACTATCGGATGACGGATCTGCAGGCCGCAGTCGGTCGCGCGCAGCTGAGGCGCTTGCCGCAGATCGTGGCGCAACGGCGCGCCATCGCGGCTCGGTATCTCGACCGTTTGTCGCAGTCGGGGCTGCACCTGCCGGTGGAGCCGGCCTGGGCGCGGAGCAATTGGCAAAGTTTCTGTGTAGGACTTCCAACGGAATGCGGACAACGGGAGACGATGCAGGCTCTGTTGGATGCCGGTATCGCAACACGGCGGGGCATCATGTGTGCGCACCGCGAACCGGCTTATGCGAAGGAGCCTTGGCGGCCGGGAAGCTTGCTGGAGAGGAGCGAGGCAGCACAGGATCGTTCGGTGATCCTGCCCCTCTATCCCGGAATGACGGTGGACGAACAGGACGAGGTCGTGCGTCAGGTTCGGCTTGCAATGGTTGCGACGAGCGCGGTGCGAGGTTGA
- a CDS encoding DegT/DnrJ/EryC1/StrS family aminotransferase, protein MMRRLLPQENLSGQQDHGLSAKAIRRRLHALVREHAAATSDTPMTDGLPLSRTTLAAEELIAALDVLLDGRLTMGAQTAAFEAEWSSWLPAAFSLMVNSGSSANLLMLAALAFPGGPHQLRSGDEVILPAVGWSTSLFPIVQMGCVPVLVDIDPVTLNLDPAQVEQALTPRTRAILAIHLLGNPCDLPRLQELADRHNLLLLEDCCEAHGAAIEGRRVGTFGALSSFSFFYSHHMTSVEGGMVCGADRRTWHDLLVSQRAHGWIRGRSDAAAWSAAHPDIDPRWLFVTTGYNVRPTDINAAIGRVQLHKLSDFVEKRQAIRRRLLARLRPFESWLAFQGELPGHSHSAFGLSLVVRPDAPFTRQALQSFLESRRIETRPIVGSNLARQPVMRHVLHKIVGPLTQADLVHRNGVMLGNHADLTATQEDYLVGCIDEFIRQAGKRAA, encoded by the coding sequence GTGATGCGACGATTGTTGCCCCAAGAAAATCTCTCGGGTCAGCAGGATCATGGCTTGTCGGCCAAGGCGATCCGCCGGCGCCTGCATGCCCTGGTCAGGGAGCATGCCGCGGCGACCAGCGATACGCCCATGACTGACGGGCTGCCGTTGTCGAGGACCACACTGGCTGCGGAAGAATTGATTGCAGCGCTCGACGTCCTGCTGGATGGCCGGCTGACCATGGGGGCGCAGACCGCCGCCTTCGAAGCCGAGTGGTCTTCCTGGCTCCCCGCGGCGTTTTCACTGATGGTCAATTCCGGCTCGTCGGCCAATTTGCTGATGTTGGCCGCGCTCGCCTTTCCGGGCGGGCCGCATCAACTTCGGTCCGGAGATGAAGTCATTCTGCCGGCGGTGGGGTGGTCGACGTCATTGTTTCCCATCGTCCAGATGGGGTGCGTTCCGGTCTTGGTCGACATCGACCCGGTCACGTTGAACCTGGACCCGGCACAGGTTGAGCAGGCTCTGACGCCTCGCACTCGCGCAATCCTGGCGATTCATCTCCTGGGCAACCCTTGTGACCTGCCCCGGCTGCAGGAACTGGCCGACCGCCACAACTTGCTCTTGCTCGAGGATTGTTGTGAAGCCCACGGCGCCGCGATCGAAGGTCGGCGGGTCGGCACGTTTGGGGCTCTGTCGTCATTCAGTTTCTTCTATTCCCACCACATGACCAGCGTGGAAGGGGGGATGGTGTGCGGCGCGGATCGACGCACCTGGCATGATCTCCTGGTTTCCCAGCGGGCCCATGGTTGGATCCGCGGCCGCAGCGACGCCGCGGCCTGGTCCGCGGCTCACCCGGATATCGATCCTCGGTGGCTGTTTGTCACGACCGGCTACAACGTGCGGCCCACCGACATCAATGCGGCGATCGGTCGGGTCCAATTGCACAAGCTGTCGGATTTCGTAGAGAAGCGGCAGGCCATCCGCCGCCGGCTGTTGGCCAGGCTCAGACCGTTTGAATCCTGGCTGGCGTTTCAAGGAGAGCTGCCCGGGCACAGTCATTCGGCGTTCGGTTTGTCTCTGGTGGTGCGACCGGATGCGCCGTTCACCCGTCAGGCCTTGCAGTCCTTTCTCGAGTCGCGGCGGATCGAGACCCGGCCGATCGTCGGGTCCAATCTTGCCAGACAGCCGGTCATGCGACATGTGCTGCATAAGATCGTCGGCCCATTGACGCAGGCCGATCTGGTCCACCGTAACGGGGTCATGCTTGGAAACCATGCCGACCTGACCGCAACGCAAGAAGACTATCTCGTCGGTTGTATCGATGAGTTCATCCGGCAAGCAGGGAAACGGGCGGCCTGA